The following are encoded together in the Salmonella enterica subsp. enterica serovar Choleraesuis genome:
- a CDS encoding UPF0250 protein, which translates to MKTNLKELLEFPTPFTYKVMGLAKPELVDQVIEVVQRHAPGDYSPQVKPSSKGNYHSVSITINATHIEQVETLYEELGNIEIVRMVL; encoded by the coding sequence ATGAAGACCAATCTTAAAGAACTGCTTGAATTCCCAACTCCTTTTACCTACAAGGTAATGGGTCTGGCGAAACCTGAGCTAGTTGATCAGGTCATTGAGGTGGTACAGCGTCATGCGCCTGGCGACTACTCACCCCAGGTGAAACCTAGCAGTAAAGGGAATTATCACTCGGTTTCTATTACCATCAACGCCACTCATATCGAGCAGGTTGAAACGCTGTACGAAGAGCTCGGCAATATCGAAATCGTACGTATGGTTCTGTAA
- a CDS encoding penicillin-binding protein 2 codes for MKLHNSFRDYSAESALFVRRALAALAGILLLTGILIANLYTLQIVRVEDYRTRSNENRIKLVPIPPSRGIIYDRNGTPLAMNRTIYQLEMMPEKVDNVQDTLDKLRPVVDLTDEDIADFRKERSRSHRFTSIPVKINLNEEQVARFAVNQYRFPGVEVKGYKQRYYPYESALTHVIGYVSKINDRDVERLDKEGILANYAATHDIGKLGIERYYENVLHGETGYEEVEVNNRGRVIRQLKEVSPQAGHDIHLTIDLSLQMYIETLLKGSRAAVVVTDPRTGEILALVSMPSYNPNLFVNGISSKDYTGLLHDPNTPLINRATQGVYPPASTVKPYVAVSALSAGVITRNTSLFDPGWWQLPGSEKRYRDWKKWGHGRLNVTKALEESADTYFYQVAYDMGIDRLSSWMSKFGYGHYSGIDLSEERSGNMPTRDWKLKRFKKPWYQGDTIPVGIGQGYWTATPVQMNKALMILINDGVVKVPHLLRSTIVNGKAEPWVQPEEAPVGDIHSGYWEIAKDGMYGVANRPNGTAHKYFASAPYKIAAKSGTAQVFGLKANETYNAHRISERLRDHKLMTAFAPYNNPRVAVSIILENGGAGAAVGTIMRQILDHIMLGDNNTQLAPENPAQAAAEDQ; via the coding sequence ATGAAATTACACAACTCCTTTCGCGACTATTCGGCAGAGTCTGCGTTATTTGTACGCCGGGCCCTGGCCGCACTGGCCGGCATTTTGCTGCTTACCGGCATACTTATCGCCAATCTATACACACTGCAAATAGTTCGGGTGGAGGACTATCGTACCCGCTCGAATGAAAACCGAATCAAACTGGTCCCCATTCCGCCAAGCCGCGGAATAATTTACGATCGCAACGGTACGCCTCTGGCTATGAACCGCACCATCTACCAGCTGGAAATGATGCCAGAGAAGGTCGATAACGTGCAGGATACGCTCGATAAACTGCGGCCGGTTGTCGATCTGACCGATGAAGATATTGCTGACTTCCGCAAAGAGCGCTCACGCTCGCACCGCTTCACCTCAATTCCGGTAAAAATTAATCTTAACGAGGAGCAGGTTGCCCGTTTTGCGGTTAATCAGTACCGCTTCCCGGGTGTGGAAGTTAAAGGCTATAAACAGCGCTATTATCCGTACGAGTCTGCGCTGACCCACGTTATTGGCTATGTCTCCAAAATTAACGACCGCGACGTTGAACGTCTCGATAAAGAAGGCATTCTGGCCAACTATGCGGCCACACACGATATCGGCAAACTGGGTATTGAGCGCTATTACGAAAACGTATTGCACGGCGAAACCGGCTATGAAGAGGTTGAAGTTAATAACCGCGGTCGCGTCATTCGCCAGTTGAAAGAAGTATCCCCCCAGGCAGGACACGATATTCACCTGACTATCGATCTCTCCCTGCAGATGTATATCGAAACGCTGCTAAAAGGGAGCCGTGCTGCGGTAGTAGTGACAGACCCACGCACCGGTGAAATTCTGGCCCTGGTTTCCATGCCGAGCTACAACCCTAACCTGTTCGTTAACGGTATCTCTAGCAAAGACTACACCGGGCTGCTGCATGACCCTAACACGCCGTTGATTAACCGCGCGACTCAGGGTGTTTATCCGCCAGCATCTACCGTTAAGCCATACGTCGCGGTATCGGCGCTGAGCGCTGGGGTAATTACCCGCAATACTTCACTCTTCGATCCGGGCTGGTGGCAACTTCCTGGTTCTGAGAAACGCTATCGTGACTGGAAAAAATGGGGCCATGGCCGCCTGAATGTCACCAAAGCATTGGAAGAGTCAGCGGATACCTACTTCTACCAGGTCGCGTACGATATGGGGATCGATCGTCTCTCCAGCTGGATGAGCAAATTCGGTTACGGGCACTATTCCGGCATCGACCTTAGCGAAGAGCGCTCCGGTAATATGCCTACCCGCGATTGGAAGCTAAAACGCTTCAAAAAACCGTGGTATCAAGGTGACACCATTCCGGTTGGGATCGGTCAGGGCTACTGGACGGCAACGCCGGTACAGATGAACAAGGCGCTGATGATTCTGATTAACGATGGGGTGGTCAAAGTCCCGCATCTGCTGCGCAGCACCATTGTGAATGGTAAAGCCGAGCCGTGGGTACAGCCAGAAGAAGCGCCGGTGGGCGATATTCACTCCGGCTACTGGGAAATTGCTAAAGACGGTATGTACGGCGTAGCTAACCGCCCTAACGGGACGGCGCATAAATACTTTGCCAGCGCTCCCTACAAAATTGCCGCGAAATCCGGTACTGCTCAGGTATTTGGCCTGAAAGCGAATGAAACCTATAACGCACACCGAATTTCGGAGCGTTTGCGCGACCACAAATTGATGACCGCATTTGCCCCGTATAACAATCCGCGTGTAGCCGTTTCCATTATTCTGGAAAACGGCGGAGCCGGTGCCGCGGTAGGTACCATTATGCGCCAGATCCTTGACCACATTATGTTGGGTGACAACAACACCCAACTGGCACCCGAAAATCCCGCCCAGGCCGCGGCAGAGGATCAATAA
- the nadD gene encoding putative nicotinate-nucleotide adenylyltransferase has translation MTKPLHALYGGTFDPIHFGHLKPVAALAQDAALEKVVFMPNNVPPHRPQPEASSEQRRKMVELAIEGNPLFDIDSRELMRETPSWTVETLEAWRTERGMNQPLAFIIGQDSLLSLPHWHRWESLLSLCHLLVLPRPGYSQQLESSQHQEWLIQHQTQDPEQLHRQPAGLVYLASTPLWDISATEIRTRLTQGLDVDALLPESVIRYIRQQKLYGAH, from the coding sequence ATGACTAAGCCTCTGCACGCACTTTATGGTGGCACTTTCGATCCTATCCACTTCGGACATCTAAAGCCCGTCGCCGCTCTGGCTCAGGATGCTGCGCTGGAAAAGGTGGTGTTTATGCCGAATAATGTACCGCCGCATCGCCCCCAACCAGAGGCCAGTAGCGAACAGCGCCGGAAAATGGTCGAGCTGGCTATCGAAGGCAATCCGCTATTTGATATCGACAGCCGGGAGTTAATGCGTGAAACCCCTTCCTGGACGGTAGAAACGTTGGAAGCCTGGCGTACGGAGCGCGGAATGAACCAGCCTCTGGCATTTATTATTGGTCAGGACTCTTTGCTCTCCCTGCCCCACTGGCACCGCTGGGAATCGCTACTTTCCTTATGTCATTTACTGGTACTACCGCGCCCTGGATATTCGCAACAGCTGGAGTCCAGCCAGCATCAGGAATGGCTAATTCAGCATCAAACGCAGGATCCTGAACAACTGCATCGTCAGCCCGCCGGCCTGGTCTATCTGGCCAGCACACCGCTATGGGACATCTCGGCTACTGAGATCCGTACCCGCTTAACTCAGGGGCTTGATGTCGACGCTCTGCTGCCAGAATCGGTCATCCGTTATATCCGGCAACAAAAACTCTATGGTGCTCATTAA
- the lipB gene encoding octanoyltransferase — protein sequence MRQLGLQPYEPVSQQMHEFTDNRDASTPDEIWLVQHLPVFTQGQAGKAEHLLHTGDIPVIQSDRGGQVTYHGPGQQVVYLLLDLRRRKLGVRDLVTLLEQTVVDTLKELGITAYPRPDAPGVYVDGAKICSLGLRIRKGCSFHGLALNINMDLTPFLRINPCGYSGLQMTQVSNLAPEATMEQVQSLLLENLLRLLGNPDYRLVA from the coding sequence GTGCGCCAGCTAGGGCTACAGCCCTACGAACCGGTGTCACAACAGATGCACGAATTTACCGATAACCGCGATGCCTCCACCCCGGATGAAATCTGGCTGGTTCAACATCTGCCGGTGTTTACTCAGGGTCAGGCAGGAAAAGCCGAACATCTGCTCCATACTGGCGACATTCCCGTGATTCAAAGCGACCGGGGAGGCCAGGTGACATATCACGGCCCGGGTCAGCAGGTGGTTTATCTGCTGCTCGATCTTCGCCGCCGTAAATTAGGCGTGCGCGATTTGGTTACTTTACTTGAGCAAACCGTCGTCGATACACTAAAAGAGCTGGGTATTACGGCCTACCCGCGCCCTGATGCACCGGGTGTTTATGTTGATGGCGCCAAAATATGCTCGCTGGGGCTACGGATAAGAAAAGGGTGTTCATTCCACGGTCTGGCGCTCAACATCAATATGGATCTCACGCCTTTTCTGCGCATTAATCCCTGCGGCTACTCAGGTCTGCAAATGACTCAGGTGAGTAATCTGGCCCCTGAGGCCACGATGGAGCAGGTCCAGTCTTTACTGCTGGAGAATCTTCTGCGCTTGCTCGGAAATCCAGATTATCGTCTGGTAGCCTGA
- the ybeB gene encoding ribosomal silencing factor RsfS, protein MQGKALQEFVIDKIDDLKGQDIIAIDVQGKSSITDCMVICTGTSSRHVMSIADHVVQSCRAAGLLPLGVEGENGTDWVVVDLGDVIVHVMQEESRALYELEKLWS, encoded by the coding sequence TTGCAGGGTAAAGCACTCCAGGAATTCGTTATCGATAAAATCGATGACCTTAAGGGTCAGGACATCATTGCTATTGATGTTCAGGGCAAATCCAGTATCACCGATTGCATGGTAATCTGTACCGGTACATCCAGCCGCCACGTGATGTCTATTGCCGACCACGTCGTGCAGTCATGCCGCGCCGCCGGCCTGCTGCCGCTAGGCGTTGAGGGCGAAAACGGCACTGACTGGGTGGTCGTCGACCTGGGTGACGTTATTGTTCACGTCATGCAGGAAGAGAGCCGTGCGCTGTACGAGCTGGAAAAACTCTGGAGTTAA
- the rlpA gene encoding rare lipoprotein A, producing MRKQWLGVCVAAGLLAACSSNNNQQQPQSYQTPQPAVCNGPVTEISGAEPRYEPLSATANQDYQRDGTTWQIVKDPANFTQTGLAAIYDAEPGSNLTASGEAFDPNQLTAAHPTLPIPSYARITNIANGRMIVVRINDRGPFGNDRVISLSRAAADRLNTSNNTKVRIDPIIVAQDGTMSGPGTACTTIAKQTYALPSRPDLSSGLGSASSAAEPAAPQGNVQAISNDTLQPEQVVSDASNSASSAANSGMLAAGAAGAAGAAMVNSASSDATQEVQQNLPANYGQQSNPVTAPGSVQGSVAPASTGSTAAAESASGSYVVQVGAVSDADRANTWKQKLSQQFGVPGLVSHNGAIYRVQLGPFSSRAQATALQQRLASEAQQQSFVTSAGH from the coding sequence ATGCGTAAGCAGTGGCTTGGAGTCTGCGTAGCAGCAGGATTGCTGGCAGCATGTAGCTCGAACAATAATCAACAGCAACCGCAAAGCTATCAGACGCCGCAACCGGCAGTCTGTAATGGCCCGGTGACTGAAATCAGTGGTGCCGAGCCGCGCTACGAACCGCTGAGCGCGACCGCCAACCAGGATTATCAGCGCGATGGCACCACATGGCAGATAGTCAAAGATCCGGCTAACTTCACCCAAACCGGGCTGGCCGCTATTTATGATGCAGAGCCGGGCAGTAATCTGACCGCGTCGGGCGAAGCTTTCGACCCGAACCAGCTTACCGCCGCCCACCCAACGCTGCCGATCCCTAGCTATGCGCGTATTACTAATATTGCCAATGGGCGCATGATTGTCGTGCGGATTAACGACCGTGGGCCATTCGGCAACGACCGGGTTATTTCACTGTCACGCGCAGCGGCTGACCGCCTGAATACCTCAAATAATACCAAAGTCCGAATTGACCCAATTATTGTGGCTCAGGATGGCACCATGTCCGGGCCTGGTACCGCCTGTACCACTATTGCGAAGCAAACCTACGCCCTGCCTTCCCGCCCTGATTTGAGCAGCGGCCTTGGTAGCGCATCTTCTGCTGCCGAACCTGCGGCCCCTCAAGGTAACGTGCAGGCTATCAGCAATGATACTCTGCAACCGGAACAAGTGGTCTCTGATGCCAGTAACTCCGCCTCCAGCGCCGCAAATAGCGGTATGCTGGCAGCGGGAGCCGCAGGTGCTGCCGGAGCCGCCATGGTCAATAGCGCGAGCAGCGATGCGACTCAGGAAGTGCAGCAGAATCTTCCAGCTAACTACGGTCAACAAAGTAACCCGGTGACCGCACCAGGCTCCGTTCAGGGCAGCGTGGCACCAGCGTCAACTGGCAGCACCGCCGCGGCTGAAAGCGCCAGCGGTAGTTATGTAGTACAGGTTGGTGCCGTAAGTGATGCTGACCGTGCCAATACCTGGAAGCAAAAACTTAGCCAACAGTTTGGCGTGCCGGGGCTGGTCAGCCACAATGGCGCTATCTATCGGGTGCAGCTTGGCCCATTTAGTAGCCGTGCTCAGGCGACGGCTCTGCAACAGCGCCTGGCATCTGAAGCTCAGCAGCAGTCCTTTGTGACTTCCGCCGGCCATTAA
- the tatE gene encoding putative Sec-independent protein translocase protein TatE gives MGEISITKLLVIGALIVLLFGTKKLRSLGGDLGAAIKGFKKAMNEDEAPAKPVAESDAANERLSHKD, from the coding sequence ATGGGTGAGATAAGCATTACCAAACTGTTGGTCATTGGTGCTCTGATCGTATTATTGTTTGGTACCAAGAAGTTACGTTCATTGGGTGGCGATTTAGGCGCCGCTATTAAAGGCTTTAAGAAAGCGATGAACGAGGACGAAGCTCCGGCTAAACCGGTAGCAGAAAGCGACGCCGCAAACGAGCGTCTGTCCCACAAAGACTAA
- the rlmH gene encoding ribosomal RNA large subunit methyltransferase H produces MKLQLVAVGTRMPDWVQTGFTDYLRRFPKDMPFELVEVPAGKRGKNADIKRILDKEGELMLAAAGKGNRIVTLDIPGKPWDTPQLAHELERWKQDGRDVSLLIGGPEGLSPACKAAAEQSWSLSNLTLPHPLVRVLVAESLYRAWSITTNHPYHRE; encoded by the coding sequence GTGAAGTTGCAACTGGTCGCCGTCGGCACTCGTATGCCCGACTGGGTTCAAACCGGGTTTACCGACTATCTGCGTCGTTTTCCTAAAGATATGCCATTTGAACTGGTAGAAGTTCCCGCCGGTAAGCGTGGTAAGAACGCGGATATCAAACGTATTCTCGATAAAGAAGGCGAGCTGATGTTGGCCGCGGCCGGTAAGGGCAACCGTATTGTCACTCTGGATATCCCAGGAAAACCGTGGGATACCCCGCAGTTAGCCCACGAACTGGAGCGCTGGAAGCAAGATGGCCGCGATGTCAGCCTGCTTATTGGCGGTCCGGAAGGGTTATCTCCAGCCTGCAAGGCAGCAGCGGAGCAGAGCTGGTCACTTAGCAACCTGACGCTTCCCCACCCGTTGGTGCGCGTGCTGGTTGCTGAGAGCCTCTATCGGGCATGGAGCATCACGACTAATCACCCTTATCACCGTGAGTGA
- the dacA gene encoding D-alanyl-D-alanine carboxypeptidase DacA has product MDVTAPNMKTAFPARYVTTLALTTALSLAATAVHADDLNIKTMIPGVPQIDAESYVLIDYNSGKVLAEQNADARRDPASLTKMMTSYVIGQAMKAGKFKESDTVTIGQDAWATGNPVFRGSSLMFLKPGMEVPVSQLIRGINLQSGNDACVAMADYVAGSQDAFVGLMNSYVNALGLKNTHFQTVHGLDADGQYSSARDMATIGRALIRDVPNEYSIYKEKEFTFNGIRQTNRNGLLWDNSLKVDGIKTGHTDKAGYNLVASATEGQMRLISAVLGGRTYKGRETESKKLLTWGFRFFETINPIKAGKEFASEPVWFGDEDRASLGVDKDVYLTIPRGRMKDIKASYVLTNSELHAPLAKNQVVGTINFQLDGKTIDQRPLVVLNNIEEGNFFGRIFDYIKLMFHHWFG; this is encoded by the coding sequence ATGGATGTCACTGCTCCTAACATGAAAACAGCCTTCCCTGCCCGTTATGTCACAACGCTGGCGCTAACAACCGCCCTAAGCCTGGCCGCCACAGCCGTACATGCTGACGACCTCAATATCAAAACCATGATCCCTGGTGTGCCTCAGATTGACGCGGAGTCGTATGTTCTTATCGACTACAACTCAGGGAAAGTGTTGGCGGAACAGAATGCGGATGCCCGCCGCGACCCAGCCAGTCTGACCAAAATGATGACCAGCTATGTTATCGGTCAGGCCATGAAGGCCGGGAAGTTTAAAGAATCCGATACCGTGACCATCGGTCAGGATGCCTGGGCGACCGGCAACCCGGTATTCCGTGGTTCTTCGCTGATGTTCCTCAAACCTGGGATGGAAGTTCCTGTTTCTCAGCTGATTCGCGGCATCAACCTGCAATCCGGTAACGATGCCTGCGTGGCGATGGCTGACTATGTCGCCGGCAGCCAGGATGCGTTCGTGGGTCTGATGAACAGCTACGTTAATGCACTTGGCCTGAAAAACACGCACTTCCAGACTGTTCACGGGCTGGATGCCGATGGTCAGTACAGTTCCGCTCGCGATATGGCCACTATTGGCCGGGCACTGATTCGCGACGTTCCAAATGAGTACTCCATCTACAAAGAAAAAGAATTTACCTTTAACGGTATTCGCCAGACGAACCGTAACGGCCTGCTGTGGGATAACAGTCTGAAGGTCGACGGTATCAAAACCGGGCATACCGACAAAGCGGGCTATAATTTAGTTGCGTCGGCAACCGAAGGCCAGATGCGCCTTATCTCCGCCGTTCTCGGCGGTCGTACCTATAAAGGCCGTGAAACTGAAAGCAAGAAATTGCTGACCTGGGGCTTCCGTTTCTTCGAAACGATTAACCCGATTAAAGCAGGTAAAGAGTTCGCTTCTGAGCCGGTTTGGTTTGGTGATGAAGACCGCGCGTCCCTTGGAGTTGATAAAGACGTTTATCTGACTATTCCACGCGGTCGTATGAAAGATATTAAAGCCAGCTATGTTCTGACCAATAGCGAGTTGCACGCGCCTCTGGCTAAAAACCAGGTTGTTGGCACGATCAACTTCCAGCTGGATGGGAAAACCATCGATCAGCGTCCGCTGGTGGTGCTTAACAATATTGAAGAAGGCAACTTCTTTGGCCGTATCTTCGATTACATCAAGCTGATGTTCCATCACTGGTTCGGCTAA
- the lipA gene encoding lipoyl synthase — MSKPIVMERGVKYRDADKMALIPVKNVATERQALLRKPEWMKIKIPADSTRIQGIKAAMRKNGLHSVCEEASCPNLAECFNHGTATFMILGAICTRRCPFCDVAHGRPMAPDAGEPEKLGQTIADMALRYVVITSVDRDDLRDGGAQHFADCISAIRAKSPDIRIETLVPDFRGRMDKALEILNTSPPDVFNHNLENVPRLYRQVRPGADYNWSLKLLERFKEQHPDIPTKSGLMVGLGETNEEIIEVMRDLRRHGVTMLTLGQYLQPSRHHLPVQRYVSPDEFDEMKQAALDMGFTHAACGPFVRSSYHADLQAKGIEVK, encoded by the coding sequence ATGAGTAAACCCATTGTGATGGAACGCGGTGTTAAATATCGCGACGCCGATAAAATGGCCCTTATCCCGGTCAAAAATGTAGCCACAGAGCGCCAGGCTCTGCTCCGTAAACCTGAATGGATGAAGATTAAAATCCCTGCCGATTCCACGCGAATTCAGGGCATTAAGGCCGCTATGCGTAAAAACGGCCTGCATTCCGTCTGCGAGGAGGCCTCATGTCCAAACCTCGCCGAATGCTTCAACCACGGAACCGCCACATTTATGATTTTGGGCGCTATCTGTACCCGCCGCTGCCCGTTCTGCGACGTGGCACACGGTCGCCCTATGGCACCAGATGCCGGTGAGCCAGAAAAACTGGGGCAAACTATCGCCGACATGGCGCTGCGCTATGTCGTTATCACTTCCGTTGACCGCGATGATCTGCGCGATGGCGGTGCTCAGCACTTTGCTGATTGCATCAGCGCTATTCGTGCCAAAAGCCCGGATATTCGCATTGAGACCCTGGTTCCCGATTTCCGTGGTCGTATGGATAAAGCACTGGAGATTCTTAATACTTCTCCACCCGATGTGTTTAACCACAACCTGGAAAACGTACCGCGCCTCTATCGCCAGGTGCGGCCGGGAGCCGACTATAACTGGTCTCTGAAACTGCTTGAGCGCTTTAAAGAGCAGCATCCTGATATCCCAACAAAATCAGGGCTGATGGTGGGTCTGGGTGAAACCAATGAGGAAATTATCGAGGTAATGCGCGATCTGCGTCGCCACGGTGTCACCATGCTTACACTCGGCCAGTATCTACAGCCAAGCCGTCACCACCTGCCGGTTCAGCGCTACGTTAGCCCGGACGAGTTTGACGAAATGAAACAGGCCGCACTCGATATGGGCTTTACCCATGCAGCCTGTGGCCCATTCGTACGCTCGTCCTACCATGCCGATTTGCAGGCTAAAGGTATCGAAGTCAAATAG
- a CDS encoding LysR family transcriptional regulator — translation MDFEKQPDHSVASNSGDNPHPTFRTLRNIDLNLLTIFEAVYVHNGIVNAARVLNLTPSAISQSIQKLRAIFPDPLFIRKGQGVTPTAYAAHLHEYISQGLESILGALDFQNSRDQARTLTIATQPAAGAIVLPRVLRAIQRVNPNLLLRNVPVSDGEQQLSQFQADIIIDTTQHFARSIGSHLLFEEPLVMVCRTGHPLRHDPERLLASGRTWVAIQDDPLRELRQFLDEQLPEQPIAFTSYNAQTVAAIIADSDMSGILPLSMYEIFRHSWPISAVQTSLLGSRTLETWLHFNKLSMRDQVLHDVITAVRDEFAS, via the coding sequence ATGGATTTCGAAAAGCAACCCGACCACAGCGTCGCTTCCAATTCGGGTGACAATCCACATCCAACATTCAGAACCCTGCGCAATATCGATCTGAATTTGCTGACTATTTTCGAGGCAGTATACGTTCATAACGGTATCGTTAATGCAGCTCGGGTGTTGAATCTCACGCCTTCGGCCATCAGCCAGTCCATTCAGAAGCTGCGCGCAATTTTTCCCGACCCGCTGTTTATTCGTAAAGGCCAGGGCGTTACACCCACCGCCTATGCCGCTCATTTGCACGAATATATCAGCCAGGGGCTGGAATCAATTTTAGGTGCGTTGGATTTCCAAAATAGCCGCGATCAGGCTCGAACACTGACTATCGCGACTCAGCCAGCAGCCGGTGCCATTGTGTTGCCCCGGGTTTTACGCGCTATCCAGCGCGTTAATCCAAATCTGCTGCTCCGCAACGTTCCGGTCAGCGATGGCGAACAGCAACTGTCGCAATTCCAGGCAGATATCATCATCGATACGACCCAGCATTTTGCCCGCTCTATAGGCAGCCACTTATTATTTGAAGAACCGCTGGTAATGGTCTGCCGCACAGGTCATCCGCTACGCCACGATCCCGAAAGGCTGTTAGCTTCAGGGCGAACCTGGGTAGCAATTCAGGATGATCCGCTACGGGAGCTGCGCCAGTTTCTCGATGAACAGTTGCCTGAACAGCCTATCGCCTTTACCAGCTATAACGCACAAACCGTAGCAGCTATCATTGCTGATAGTGATATGAGTGGTATTTTGCCACTAAGCATGTATGAGATATTCCGCCACAGCTGGCCAATTAGCGCCGTTCAAACCAGCCTGCTGGGCAGCAGAACGCTGGAAACCTGGCTGCACTTCAACAAGCTCAGTATGCGCGATCAGGTTCTGCATGATGTTATCACTGCGGTACGTGATGAATTTGCAAGCTAG
- a CDS encoding cell wall shape-determining protein — translation MTMTDNSTKKSVWEKIHLDPIFLLVILALLTYSALVIWSASGQDPGMMERKIGQILMGLTIMIVMAQVPPRVYEGWAPYLYIVSVILLVAVDAFGAISKGAQRWLDLGVVRFQPSEIAKIAVPLMVARFINRDVCPPTLKNTGIALVLIFLPTLLVAAQPDLGTSILIAASGLFVLFLSGLSWRLIGVAVLLVAAFIPILWFFLMHDYQRQRVMMLLDPETDPLGAGYHIIQSKIAIGSGGLRGKGWLHGTQSQLEFLPERHTDFIFAVLAEELGLIGVLILLALYLLLIIRGLWIAAHAQTTFGRVLSGGLMLILFVYVFVNIGMVSGILPVVGVPLPLVSYGGSALIVLMAGFGIVMSIHTHRKMLSKSV, via the coding sequence ATGACCATGACCGATAACAGCACCAAAAAATCAGTCTGGGAGAAAATCCATCTCGACCCTATTTTTCTGCTGGTGATACTGGCTCTTCTTACCTACAGCGCCCTGGTTATATGGAGCGCCAGCGGCCAGGACCCTGGCATGATGGAGCGTAAAATCGGCCAGATTTTAATGGGTCTGACTATCATGATAGTGATGGCTCAGGTGCCGCCGCGCGTTTATGAAGGCTGGGCACCCTATCTCTATATTGTCAGCGTTATTTTACTGGTCGCGGTAGATGCCTTCGGCGCTATATCTAAAGGCGCGCAGCGCTGGCTCGATCTGGGCGTGGTGCGTTTTCAGCCGTCAGAAATTGCCAAAATCGCGGTACCGTTGATGGTGGCGCGCTTTATCAACCGTGACGTCTGCCCGCCAACGCTGAAAAATACCGGCATCGCGCTGGTACTTATTTTTCTGCCGACGCTGCTGGTTGCCGCCCAGCCTGACCTCGGAACCTCAATCCTGATTGCGGCCTCGGGTCTGTTTGTTCTGTTTTTATCCGGCCTGAGCTGGCGCTTAATCGGCGTGGCAGTGCTACTGGTTGCGGCATTTATCCCGATACTCTGGTTCTTCCTGATGCATGATTATCAGCGCCAGAGGGTCATGATGCTGCTCGATCCGGAGACCGATCCGCTGGGCGCGGGCTATCATATTATTCAGTCCAAGATTGCTATCGGTTCCGGCGGCCTGCGCGGGAAAGGCTGGCTACACGGAACCCAGTCCCAGCTTGAGTTTCTTCCGGAGCGCCACACCGACTTTATCTTTGCGGTATTGGCCGAAGAGCTGGGTTTGATCGGCGTCTTAATATTGCTGGCGCTGTACTTGTTGTTAATCATTCGTGGTCTTTGGATAGCCGCCCACGCCCAAACGACGTTTGGCCGGGTGCTGTCAGGTGGGCTTATGCTCATCCTGTTTGTCTATGTTTTTGTTAACATTGGCATGGTAAGTGGTATCTTACCCGTGGTGGGCGTTCCGCTGCCGCTGGTAAGTTACGGCGGATCGGCGTTGATTGTTCTTATGGCCGGGTTTGGGATAGTGATGTCCATCCATACCCACAGAAAAATGTTATCTAAAAGCGTATAA